In the Sporosarcina sp. ANT_H38 genome, one interval contains:
- a CDS encoding LamB/YcsF family protein, producing MFRVDLNCDLGESFGRYKLGEQREILKYITSANIACGFHAGDPSVMRETVKLAIENGVKVGAHPGLPDLNGFGRREMTITPQEGYDMVVYQIGALQGFLTTFNETMQHVKPHGALYNMSAKDTLLAEAIAQAVYDISPSLVLFGLAGSELTKAGERIGLRTAHEVFADRTYQSDGTLTSRSQSDALITNQEQAVAQVVKMVTEGKVISQQNTEVYLKADTICIHGDGEHALDFAKYSKETLGNNNILTSSIIE from the coding sequence ATGTTTCGAGTCGATTTGAATTGTGATTTAGGGGAAAGTTTTGGACGATATAAGCTCGGTGAACAGCGAGAAATATTGAAATACATAACATCAGCGAATATCGCGTGTGGGTTTCATGCTGGCGATCCAAGCGTAATGAGAGAAACAGTTAAACTTGCAATAGAAAATGGTGTGAAAGTTGGGGCACACCCTGGCTTACCTGACTTGAATGGATTTGGCCGTCGGGAAATGACAATCACTCCTCAAGAAGGATACGATATGGTTGTTTATCAAATCGGTGCTTTACAAGGATTTTTAACGACATTCAATGAGACAATGCAACACGTAAAACCCCATGGTGCATTATACAATATGTCAGCCAAGGATACGTTGCTGGCCGAAGCAATTGCTCAAGCGGTATATGATATCTCACCTTCATTAGTGCTATTTGGACTTGCTGGCAGTGAATTGACGAAAGCGGGGGAAAGGATTGGCTTGCGTACAGCCCATGAAGTGTTTGCTGATCGAACCTATCAATCGGATGGGACATTAACTTCGCGTTCACAATCTGATGCTTTAATAACAAATCAGGAACAGGCTGTTGCCCAAGTAGTGAAAATGGTGACGGAAGGAAAAGTCATTTCTCAGCAAAATACGGAAGTTTACTTAAAAGCGGATACGATTTGCATTCATGGAGATGGTGAACATGCCCTTGATTTTGCGAAATATAGTAAAGAAACGTTGGGAAATAACAACATATTGACCTCGTCAATTATCGAATAG
- a CDS encoding IclR family transcriptional regulator: protein MDIKNKTVVRSMEIVNLFIDHTELSFQEIIDFSGIPKTSVYRMLMSLEEMGFLEKGIDSKYRLGLLFLKFGHLVSSRIDIRQIAYPIMENLHNDVKEAINLIIKQGDEAIYIEKIDRNQKVRLYTAIGRRSPLYAGACSRVILSYLPEPEITTYMESIELKPFAMGTITDKKHLNDTIRQAKKDGYTISNSELENHTSAIAAPIFDYKGNVVAGLSIAGIEANYQYDNIPIFAAKVIEAAEEISQRLGYVKK from the coding sequence ATGGACATTAAAAATAAAACAGTCGTACGTTCGATGGAGATAGTAAACTTATTTATTGACCATACAGAGTTATCATTTCAAGAAATTATTGATTTCTCGGGTATTCCGAAGACTTCCGTTTATCGAATGCTAATGTCTTTAGAAGAAATGGGATTTCTAGAGAAGGGGATTGATTCGAAATACCGGTTAGGGCTCTTATTTCTCAAATTCGGCCATTTGGTTTCTTCAAGGATTGATATACGGCAAATTGCCTACCCTATTATGGAGAACTTACATAATGATGTGAAGGAAGCAATCAATTTAATTATAAAACAAGGTGATGAAGCGATTTATATCGAAAAAATTGATAGAAACCAAAAAGTTCGCTTATATACCGCAATTGGTAGAAGAAGTCCATTATACGCTGGTGCTTGTTCTCGGGTTATTTTATCATATTTACCGGAACCAGAAATTACTACTTATATGGAATCTATCGAATTAAAACCATTTGCGATGGGAACAATCACCGATAAGAAACATCTCAATGACACGATTAGACAGGCTAAAAAGGACGGTTATACGATTAGTAATTCTGAATTAGAGAATCATACCTCAGCCATCGCTGCACCAATCTTCGATTATAAAGGAAACGTAGTTGCCGGACTCAGTATTGCTGGGATTGAAGCGAATTATCAATATGACAACATTCCTATCTTTGCAGCAAAAGTAATAGAAGCAGCTGAAGAAATATCTCAACGGTTAGGCTATGTGAAGAAATGA
- a CDS encoding heme iron utilization protein produces MLKKPVDLEKNKEKYLQFVASRKNLILNLLDDNGKPFSSYAPFVKKDGKLYIYISQIAEHYNFMEKSEYVDAFLIADESATVNKFATERVRWSCIPNNIGNEGHDEIFELFNTEHGAKMMDVLRGLDFSLFELTPLQGRYVVGFGMAFDIDIDANVFNHVVVDKKKDAEA; encoded by the coding sequence ATGTTGAAAAAGCCTGTGGATTTAGAAAAGAACAAGGAAAAGTATTTGCAGTTTGTGGCGAGCCGAAAAAATCTGATTTTGAATTTACTAGATGACAATGGCAAACCATTCAGCAGTTATGCACCTTTCGTTAAGAAAGACGGTAAGTTGTACATATATATTAGCCAAATTGCGGAGCATTATAACTTTATGGAGAAAAGTGAATACGTTGACGCGTTTCTTATTGCAGATGAATCGGCAACGGTTAATAAATTTGCAACGGAACGAGTGCGTTGGAGCTGTATACCGAACAATATTGGCAATGAAGGACATGATGAAATCTTTGAACTATTTAATACCGAACATGGCGCTAAAATGATGGATGTCTTGCGCGGGTTGGATTTCTCACTTTTCGAATTGACTCCTCTTCAGGGACGTTACGTAGTTGGTTTTGGGATGGCATTCGATATAGATATCGATGCGAATGTATTTAATCATGTTGTTGTAGACAAGAAGAAGGACGCTGAAGCGTAA
- a CDS encoding NRAMP family divalent metal transporter, which yields MTKLKTETVKIKQKASWSVLLGAAFLMATSAIGPGFLTQTTVFTQELAASFAFVILISLVIDVFAQLNVWRIITVSGLRGQEIANKVLPGLGVFLAILIVIGGLAFNIGNVAGAGLGLNAMVGIDPVTGAIISAAFAIFIFLIKEAGKAMDKIAQLAGFVMIILMIYVAFITSPPVGEAIVNTFKPEQISIFAIVTLVGGTVGGYITFAGGHRLLDAGIKGVESIPEVTKSAVIGIAVTGIMRIALFLAVLGVVSKGLAIDPSNPSASVFQLAAGNIGYRMFGVIMWAAAITSVVGAAYTSVSFIRSFSPVIEKYHNWIIILFILVSTLTFAFIGRPVNVLLIVGALNALILPIALGTLLIAANRKDIMGNYKHPLWLTITGVLVVCIMSYLGVMTLIEQLPLLFK from the coding sequence ATGACAAAGTTAAAAACAGAAACAGTGAAAATTAAACAAAAAGCTTCTTGGAGTGTTTTACTTGGTGCGGCTTTCTTAATGGCAACATCAGCAATCGGTCCTGGCTTTTTAACGCAAACAACCGTATTTACGCAAGAATTAGCAGCAAGCTTTGCATTTGTTATTTTAATTTCATTAGTTATAGATGTATTTGCTCAATTAAACGTATGGAGAATCATTACTGTATCAGGTCTGCGTGGCCAAGAGATTGCAAACAAAGTTTTACCTGGACTAGGTGTATTTTTAGCAATTCTCATTGTAATAGGTGGACTTGCATTTAATATTGGAAACGTCGCAGGTGCAGGCCTTGGATTAAATGCAATGGTTGGAATAGATCCGGTAACAGGTGCGATAATTAGTGCTGCATTTGCTATCTTTATTTTCCTGATTAAAGAAGCTGGTAAAGCGATGGACAAAATTGCTCAACTTGCCGGTTTTGTTATGATTATCTTAATGATCTATGTTGCATTCATTACTTCACCACCTGTTGGAGAAGCTATAGTGAATACATTTAAACCAGAACAAATTAGTATATTTGCCATTGTTACACTAGTAGGTGGAACAGTTGGGGGGTACATTACATTTGCTGGTGGTCATCGTCTGTTAGATGCGGGTATAAAAGGAGTCGAATCAATACCTGAAGTGACTAAAAGTGCAGTAATAGGTATTGCAGTTACAGGTATTATGCGTATCGCCTTATTTTTAGCGGTACTTGGAGTAGTGTCTAAAGGACTTGCAATTGATCCGTCGAATCCTTCAGCTTCAGTATTTCAACTTGCTGCTGGGAATATTGGATATAGAATGTTTGGTGTAATTATGTGGGCGGCTGCCATTACGTCAGTAGTTGGTGCAGCGTATACTTCTGTTTCATTTATCCGTTCATTCAGTCCGGTGATAGAAAAGTATCATAACTGGATTATTATCTTATTTATTTTAGTCTCAACTTTAACGTTTGCATTCATTGGACGACCTGTTAATGTTTTATTAATAGTTGGGGCTCTAAATGCTCTTATCTTACCAATAGCATTAGGAACGTTATTAATAGCTGCTAATAGGAAAGATATTATGGGGAATTATAAACATCCATTATGGTTAACGATCACTGGTGTACTCGTAGTCTGCATAATGAGTTATTTAGGCGTCATGACGCTGATAGAACAACTCCCATTATTATTTAAATAA
- a CDS encoding DinB family protein, giving the protein MTYSTVLPIWNAIRERFLKTAEALPEQDLSLQLGKSTVASLLHHTAEVEFMFAEWFFGRNMPGEKEKPSFTNLEELVKLLRASNEHLIEAMKELPEEDWHKSMESPIGASTPLEAVGRLMYHTGIHAGQISLIQKNGKNQSE; this is encoded by the coding sequence ATGACATATTCTACTGTGTTACCAATCTGGAATGCAATTCGGGAACGGTTTCTTAAAACTGCAGAGGCATTGCCGGAACAAGACTTAAGTTTGCAACTAGGGAAATCAACAGTTGCGTCTTTGCTTCATCACACCGCGGAAGTGGAGTTTATGTTCGCTGAATGGTTTTTCGGGAGAAATATGCCAGGGGAGAAAGAGAAGCCTTCATTTACGAATTTAGAGGAGCTTGTCAAGTTGCTACGGGCATCGAATGAGCATCTCATTGAAGCGATGAAAGAACTACCTGAGGAAGATTGGCATAAAAGCATGGAATCACCAATTGGTGCATCTACACCTTTGGAAGCTGTAGGAAGATTGATGTACCATACAGGTATTCATGCGGGACAAATTTCACTCATTCAGAAAAACGGGAAAAATCAATCTGAATAA
- a CDS encoding putative hydro-lyase, whose protein sequence is MKNYEKMAPNIIRELIRKQEITGPTAGMSKGFTQANLVILKKEHAFDFLLFCQRNPKSCPLLDVTEPGSFIPSKIANEADIRKDIPRYRIYRDGVNTEEVMDITEYWEDDMVGFLLGCSFTFETPLLESGIPIRHIEEKCNVPMYKTNIQCEKAGVFEGPTVVSMRPMSHEDAIRAIQITSRFPAVHGAPVHIGDPSQIGIADISKPDFGDSVTIKEGEIPVFWACGVTPQAVAMQSKPSIMITHAPGCMFISDIRDEKYSIL, encoded by the coding sequence ATGAAAAACTATGAAAAAATGGCTCCGAATATAATAAGGGAACTTATTCGCAAACAAGAAATTACAGGTCCAACAGCCGGGATGTCTAAGGGGTTTACACAAGCAAATTTAGTTATTTTAAAGAAAGAGCATGCCTTTGATTTTTTGCTGTTTTGCCAACGAAATCCGAAGTCTTGTCCTTTGTTAGACGTGACTGAACCAGGCTCATTCATTCCTAGTAAAATCGCTAATGAAGCTGATATACGTAAGGATATCCCAAGATATCGTATCTACAGAGATGGTGTGAATACAGAAGAAGTAATGGATATAACGGAGTACTGGGAAGATGATATGGTCGGCTTCCTACTAGGTTGTAGCTTTACATTCGAAACACCATTGCTGGAAAGTGGGATCCCGATTCGGCATATCGAAGAAAAATGTAATGTCCCAATGTACAAAACCAATATTCAGTGTGAAAAAGCAGGTGTATTTGAAGGGCCAACTGTTGTAAGCATGCGTCCGATGTCGCATGAAGATGCCATTCGAGCGATTCAAATTACCTCACGCTTTCCCGCTGTACATGGAGCGCCGGTCCATATCGGAGATCCAAGCCAAATTGGTATTGCGGATATTTCTAAGCCTGATTTCGGTGATTCGGTAACAATAAAAGAGGGTGAAATCCCGGTGTTCTGGGCTTGCGGTGTAACACCTCAAGCAGTAGCCATGCAAAGCAAACCATCGATAATGATTACGCATGCTCCAGGCTGTATGTTCATTAGTGATATAAGGGACGAAAAGTATAGTATTTTATAA
- a CDS encoding biotin-dependent carboxyltransferase family protein — translation MTVKVLHPGLLTTIQDLGRYGSQKYGVIVSGAMDSYSLRVANLLVGNDEGEGALEITLFGTTLYFEKDSLIAITGGDLLTTINGENAPMWRPILIRKGSILKFKSAIKGCRAYLAFAGGISTPKVMESKSTYLRAGIGGFQGRALQKEDTFECGKLNDLNHSLVQQLENLNGHFTWAVNYSALINLKSSQTIRVLKGTEFNRFDSKSQQTLFNEPYTITTQADRMGYRLEGNTLALSEPFELLSESVTYGTIQVPPNGQPIILMADRQTTGGYPKIGQIISADLPSLAQLQPTSTIQFKEVTHEEAIMELLKKEKIIDEIKMAIHYKRIY, via the coding sequence ATGACCGTGAAAGTACTTCATCCAGGTCTTTTGACAACAATTCAAGACTTAGGTAGATATGGCTCTCAAAAATATGGAGTTATTGTTAGCGGTGCGATGGACAGCTATTCGCTGAGAGTAGCTAATTTGCTAGTCGGAAATGATGAAGGTGAAGGAGCTCTCGAAATCACATTATTTGGGACAACCCTTTATTTCGAAAAAGATTCGTTAATCGCCATCACCGGTGGAGATTTACTTACTACCATCAACGGGGAAAATGCTCCGATGTGGCGTCCCATACTCATACGCAAGGGCTCCATATTAAAATTTAAATCCGCAATAAAAGGGTGTAGAGCATACTTAGCCTTTGCTGGAGGTATCTCTACTCCAAAGGTTATGGAAAGTAAAAGTACATATCTTCGTGCAGGAATTGGTGGCTTTCAAGGTAGGGCTTTGCAAAAAGAGGATACATTTGAATGTGGAAAATTAAATGACCTCAATCATTCGCTCGTCCAACAATTAGAAAACTTGAATGGCCATTTTACATGGGCAGTTAACTACAGCGCACTCATCAATTTAAAATCATCTCAAACGATTCGCGTTCTAAAAGGCACTGAGTTCAATCGATTCGATAGTAAAAGTCAGCAAACACTTTTTAATGAACCATATACAATAACAACTCAAGCCGACCGGATGGGGTATCGTTTGGAAGGTAATACTCTTGCACTATCTGAGCCATTTGAATTACTATCCGAAAGTGTCACATACGGAACTATTCAAGTACCGCCAAATGGACAGCCAATCATTTTAATGGCAGACCGTCAAACAACAGGTGGCTATCCAAAAATAGGTCAAATTATTTCCGCCGATTTGCCAAGTTTAGCCCAGTTGCAACCAACTTCAACAATTCAGTTCAAGGAAGTAACTCATGAAGAAGCAATTATGGAGTTATTAAAGAAAGAAAAAATAATAGATGAAATAAAAATGGCCATTCACTATAAAAGAATATACTAA
- the pxpB gene encoding 5-oxoprolinase subunit PxpB: MSNRNLRATIKPLGDSALIVQLGEGISPSIHELVSNLSTLLNDHPFEGFIESVPAYNNLTVYYNPIVVHRLQINRQTHYTPLTPFQKVSDFMGELVKQIGTNKFHNERVVTIPVLYGGKFGPDLEYVAKYHDLSIDEVIQIHSENDYLVYMIGFAPGFPFMGGLNEQIATPRKETPRLVIAPGSVGIAGKQTGVYSLETPGGWQIIGRTPLDLFLPTISPPTLLQAGDKIRFAPISPKEYDHYKGMKL, encoded by the coding sequence ATGAGCAACCGTAACTTAAGAGCGACCATAAAACCTTTAGGAGATTCTGCACTAATTGTCCAACTCGGTGAAGGAATTAGTCCATCTATTCATGAACTGGTGAGCAATCTGTCAACGTTATTGAATGATCATCCATTTGAAGGATTTATTGAGTCGGTACCTGCCTACAATAATCTAACTGTCTATTACAACCCGATTGTCGTACACCGATTACAAATAAATAGGCAAACACATTATACTCCATTAACCCCCTTCCAAAAAGTTAGCGATTTCATGGGCGAATTGGTTAAACAGATCGGGACTAACAAGTTTCACAATGAAAGAGTTGTTACAATTCCAGTTTTATACGGAGGTAAGTTCGGCCCCGACTTAGAGTATGTTGCGAAGTATCATGACCTATCTATAGATGAAGTCATTCAAATACATTCCGAAAATGATTATTTAGTCTATATGATTGGATTTGCTCCTGGATTTCCATTTATGGGGGGACTAAATGAACAAATCGCAACGCCACGAAAAGAAACACCTCGGCTAGTCATAGCCCCAGGATCCGTTGGCATCGCTGGAAAGCAAACAGGCGTATACTCACTGGAAACACCCGGAGGATGGCAAATTATTGGCCGTACCCCACTCGATTTATTTCTTCCCACTATCTCTCCACCGACATTATTACAGGCTGGAGACAAAATTCGTTTTGCACCAATTTCTCCTAAAGAATATGACCACTATAAGGGGATGAAACTATGA